The genomic stretch TAAGTGGGGCAGGGGAGTAAAGAGATGGCAGAAGTGGTACGGCAAATATCCTTTATCTTTTTAGTACCCTTTAATGCCACACACACTGGAGGATCCCCAACAATGTGCCATTCATATTGCCCTGCCCTCTCAGGGCTGAAGTGGCACttgaggtgagaggagagggtaaATTAGATATCTGGGCCACACATTATAGAGACAATGAAAGGATAAAAAGCCAGGAGGCTTATTGACATGTCCAAAGGTACAGGATAAGTGCCTCTGAAGCCAGAGCCAATCAGGTGGGGTCTTTATGTGATCAATTCTTGAGGATGGGACTGAAGTTATCTTCAAGGAAGAACACTTTCTGGAACATCCAATAATTGTACGTGAAATAGCATTTCAATAATGATTGGCTGAAATTATTGCGGTCTTTGTTATAACTGTAGTGCATTCTGAAATGCTGGTACAAAACACTCCCTTTTTTTCCCTCAACATCACCTGTCAGTGCTTGGTGCAGGCATCACAGCAGTACGATCATTATGAGTATTTGCCTCTCAAAAACATGGTGTGGGTGAGTCAAACATAAGTACCGTCTGTCTGTCCAACCACAGGGATATGTTCAAAGTGGGCTCCAGCTACATCTTAACACCCATAGACTTGTAAACAACAGCCAATCCCAGAATCAAAAAAAAGCATTGGCAATTTCTCACCAAAGGATGCCAAAAACATTTCAACACAGacatcagtctctcctctctccctctctaaaatCACTAATTATCTCGCTCTCGTTTATGGCCAACTGTTTCTGTCGGTTGTCTATCTGCATGATGACCTAGAAaagaccacatacacacacactaaattgGAGTCAGCCCAATACCCAGTGACAGGCGCCAAGGCTAAGCCTGTCCTCACAGCAATACCTGGTCCACACAGGCCTATACGGCTAGCATGATCCCAGGCTTGTTTGCTAGGGCTACAACTCTCAAAGCCACACAGCTGCTGGACAAGGCTTGAGGTAACCAACTTTACTGAAAGTACTGTACCACTAAACCcagttgggtaggttactttataaatgtaatatgttacaatttctagttacctgtccaaaattgtaatcagtaacaagATTTGTGGATTACcaaaactcagtaacgtaatctgattattTTCAGTTTTaccttccccttaagaggcattagaagaggACAAAAAGCCATTTGGTGTACCATCGTAGTCATCACTGACTTGTGATCAGACTCGCTCAGGCAActtaaacttgcacctttttCAATGCAGAATTGAGTGACATTGAGAAAACCAAAAGGTGTTATTTTCccccgcaaacatcctttctgaatttaaaagtaatcattttgtttttcaaaagtatccAATTACAATATTTGTTGCAGGTAACGTATTtataatcagattacatgtaatcagttactccccaatcCTGAATAAATGAAAATAAGCTGAACATGGCATGGACAGTCATAGCACAGGCAATGAGATATTGCATTACAACCCAGTCTTGCTGAAACCCAGGAGGAACTAGTTGTGAGATATCAAACCCTGCAACAACATGTGGGCCAATCCTGGGTGGAATCACTGAGGTACAGTATATAATTAGAGTGGAAGAGGAATACCCCATTGGGAATACTAGAGGCCTTAAGGTGCTGGGACGGGCAGCCACAGGACTAGATCAGAGAACGGAACAAGTCCGCTCTAGGTTTTTCCATAAAAAATAGATAGGGAAAACacacatatctttaagatattttctcatttctctcccccatgagggaggataatgaaagttcacaggaGTAAGAAGTAAAAGGTAGCCCTACAaattatatatatcttttttattgatatccatttggtttATGATTTATTAATGCACCttgaaattctgttaccaaattggTAGCAGAATTTCTGAAAAATCTGTAACAGAAttactgcaattgaattggctgCAATGGTAAAGCATAGTAGTCACAAActacagttgggtcacctgctacatttctcccttccactggcatactgtaaTATTCAACtcataactgttttctttctctttagTGAGATAAAAATAAATCTCAGTTAGTAAAGCATAGCGTTTGCAATGTCAGGGTTGTGGCTTCGATTCCCGCGGGGGAACAGTACAAAAAAAAGgataaatgtatgcactcactactgtaagtgactctggatagGATTGCCTGCTAAATTACGTAAATGTAAAAtgaaaacagtctggacaacccttccctctcgctctctccagttACTATACCTCTCCTAGCTCTTACTGACACAATGAGCCCCCTCTTTTTACATTTTCTATCCTAAATATTAGGACTAtgtaaaggctttgatttctgatcaaacagatggaaaaataggtcttagaaaacatctaccagaaaagGTCTTAAAAGGTATGAgaaagcaaaggctttgatttctgagAGACTCCTTTCCTTAACCAGTATCCTTACCCACTGAGTACCAACCGAAGTTGAAAAGTAGTAGAAATTTGGTCAGTCTGCCTTGTCTTTAATTTTAATGTCCACAGACATTGTTTTTCATTTTTGGTACATTCCAGAACGGCCAGTACACAGTTGAGCACACTAGAGTTGAGTACActaatgtgttgtactgtactgaactctactgtactgtgtttttctgtactctactgagctctactgtgctgtactttgatgtccaaacttgtgaaacatagacatctatgactggttcagatttggtcaggTCTGGACCAACCAAATGTTGTCTTGTTTGCCAGTGTGTAGAttaatacccaaatatgcaaaggaggatattgcatatttaaacctttgtgtacctatttaggataaatcaccatgaagagaatgacattcatatccacaattatgcatttctgtgtagtacacaGTTCTGTTACCGCAATTCTGTTACCGGGTGTGAATACACGTCActttctgtagttcaataactAAAATCTATTATTTCAAACTCAAGGTGTTATGTCATAGTTGACACCCAATTCTTTTCGGCAGACATATTTGAAACGTAATAAATTCGGAGCAGATGTTTAACAGTTTTTGGAAAAACTGGTCACAACGATCGGAGGTAAATTTGACCGAAAATCCATGACCAAATTTTGCGTTTGCACAGATCTTCcaggaaatgtgtttttgtaaacatTTCTGTATACATTCTTACACGTAGTCCTGGTGCatggagttgtatggtttgttgaactttgttttttgtttggcaAACATTTTAAGGTGAAAAAAcattaccatggaattgcccataTACAGCTGTGTAGTAGGTTGACTCACCTGATTGTCAAATTTGAGGGACTGGGTGCCGACAAGGAATCGAATGGCATCTGATTCAGCTGTCTGGGAAGTAAGTGCACGAGCCTGGAGAAGCAAAACAACAAGATAGATACAATTGACACATTGTAAAAATGAATGATATAATTGCAAATCAACAATGTTGACATACATTGAATACAGCTCAGCTGTCACTGAGGTTAAATTCTTAGCTAGGGCGTTGTCTGACATAGCAGTAACGTTATCAAGCAAATGCATGGAACTGACTGTACCTGAAATTCGAGGCCGTATATGACAGGTGCATCGTCCTCCATTTCCCACGTCTGATGCAAGCTTATGATTATTGATAGAAAGCGTAACGTTTAATTTGAGGTTTCACAAATAAGCTGCTTGTACTGGTTATCCATCACCTCACTAGACGTTATTATAGTTCCGCAAACGTAAAAATGAATACTTACGTACCGTATAGTAAATGCCCGTAAATATGTTTGGAAAAGATGATATTTATGTTTTAAAATGCGTAAAATCTTCAAGAATGACAGTTGCGTATGAAATTTCAACCCTCTAGGACACCGTACATTTCCCTTCCTGGATAACTAACGCAGGCGCACTATTGCCGTAACTGTCATCGTTCCTAAGCAAAGGTAACGTAAAGCTCCCTTTTTTGTTAACATGTATTCGTTTACAACTTGACAGGAGATTCTGATGCATCGCTACATGTGATTTCTGTAAACAAGTGTTTGGTATTAACACTGTTATGAAACTAGCTAATGTCCCGTTTCGCCATTTGAAGCACTGTTCACTTAGCTTAACAAGCTATTTaaatagctggctagctagccaagCAGTTAGCCTATCGTCATCACGCAACAACCACAACAATATTCTACTATAGCCCAGTTTAAGAAATACCAAATGCATTACCTATACTTTAACGCACATACTtacaaatacatgtatttttttttatgtggaTCTACTTTATTTCCCCGTGCTATGCTATTCCTCAGGGCAAAGAATCATGGACAACAACGAGACTCCTGCCCAGAGGCCAGTCACCCTTGACATCACAGGAGCAGTGGAGGTTAAACCCAGCCTGAGTGAAGCCCCTATCTCTCCTCagccatccctccttccctcctctgatGTCCATTTCCAGGAGGAGAGCATCGACCTGGGGGGCGAGTCCTTCATCACTCCCGAGGAGGACAGCCACAGCACGCCCTCAGAGAGCCTGATGGACAAGCTCAATGACCAGATGATGGAGAGTGTCATGATCTCTGACTCCCCCAACAACAGTGAGGAGGATGATGTGGTTCCCATGGACAACCTGCTGGAGCAGtttgaggagagggaggaggagccagcagcagcagtggtTAAAGAAACCttagtggaggaagaggaggaggaggtggaggaggagaaaatgGATGATCTGATTGGACAAGACACTACTGAGATCAAGATAGAGGCAGCGATGATGCAGACAAGTCCAGTAGCCTCTAGTCCTGAGGAACCATTGGAGAATGTGAAACAGAAGCTAACCACTGATGACCAGGACGttatcactgtctctgtctctgctgtaACCCCAGAGGACAGCACCCCCAGCTCAGGCAGCCCCAAGCCTGAGGCAGCATCCCTGGAAGCCAGCAGCAAAGAGACCACATCCAAGGATGAATCCATCCCTGTGTGCACCATATTCAGCCAGGGCAGCCAGCCCAAAGCCCAGGCCCTGGTGCCGGATGGCTTCCAGCCTACCCTCATTAAATCTCCCAGCTTCAGTAGTGGCACCGGGGGGAGCACAGAGATTACCCCCAGTCAACTGGCTCCCCTGGTCTGCcagcccagccccagcctcagcaaGTTTTTCTCTGACAGTGGCCATGTCAACCCGGCTACTGACTTCTTTGACTCCTTCACTACTTCCTCCTTCATCTCTATCAGCAACCCCAACGCAGAGTCCCCAAAGTCAGCCGCCCCACCCGAACGCCAGCTCTCTGCTTCCTCTGGGTCCTCTCTGTCCACCTCTGGGCTTACGGAGTCCGGCATCCTCACCCCTACCTCCTTCATTGGGCCTACCCAGACTGAAGCCACCCCCAGGCCTCTTCAACAGGCTCCAGTAGAGCCAGCCCCGGCCACAGCCCCTCCTCAGCCCTTCACCCAGCTGCAGGCTGTGTTCTCGGGGGGAGATGACCCGTTTGCCACGGCACTGAACATGAGTGAGGCTGATAAGAGGTACGATGCCTGGCTGCCTTCTGAGGAGACCAGGAAGGTGCTGATCTCCATGGCAACGCAGCACTACAGCCAGGTGtttgtggagagggagagactggccaTGCCCGGACTCAAGTTTGACAACCTGCAGGTGGGTTAGCTTGCCATTTGCCCATAGAGCTGGGGTTCCATACATGTTGAGATCTAGTCATTTTCTCCTGGCCCTAACTGATTGTGACCAATGACCAGTTCTGTGTGTGCGTTTCAGGGTGATGCTGTGAAGGATCTGATGGTGCGTTTAATGGGGGAGCAGGCGGCTATGAAGAGACAGGTTCTTACAGCGAACTCTGTAGAACAGTCCTTCCTGGGCCTCAAACAACTCATTGTGAGTCACTGTGCGTGCGTGTTAATGTGTTTGTGTGAACAGGTATTTTATACATCTATATGTAACAGCCTTGTTGGAAACGACTTTCATGGCAGCTTGGTTTACccatacttaaaaaaatatataataattcgCCTTTGCATTCCCCTCCATTTGAAAGAACTAGGATGCACAGAAAGCGCTTGCACTTCTACTTATTCAGTGAGTGAAGACAGCGTAAATTGCTGTTTGTATGTAGCAGATACGCTTGTGACATTCTATGATGACTACCTAGAGTATGCCTCACCTCCCTCATTGAATGGTTGTTAATAGCACAGCCCCATAAAATTGCCTACAATTTCTCTGGTTCACCTGACTCCCCTATCCCTCCATAAAGCATGTCAATTAGTCTGCATAGtgacctctcctcctccatgacctcattctcctctttcctccccttcccctgTTTTAGCAAATGCCCCTGACCTGCACTTGGTATTTAAAGCGTATGCACtgtagcagagggagggagagagagagagagagggagggagagagagagagagagagagggagggagagagagagagagggagggagggagagagagagggagagagagagagggagggagagagggagagagggagggagagagagagagagagggagagagagagggagggagggagagagagagggagggagagggagggagagagagagagagagggagggagagagagagagagggagggagagggagagagagagggagagagagagggagggagagagagaggggggagagagggagagagagagagggagggagggagagagggagggagggagagagggagggagggagagagggagggagggagagagagagggagagagggagggagggagagagggagggagggagagagagagggagagagagagggagagagagggagagagagaggagagagagagagggagagagagagggagagggagggagggagagagagagagggagggagagagagagagagagagagagggaggagagagagagagagagagagagagagagggggggagggagagagagagagagagagagagggggagggagagagagagagagggagggagagggagggagggagggagagagagagagagagagagagggggagggagagagggagggagagggagggaggggagagagagagagagagagagagagggagagagagagagagagggagggagagagggagggagagagcgagggagagagagagggagggagagagagagggggagggagagagagagagagagagggagagagagagagagagagagggagggagagagagagagagagagagagagggagggagggagggagagggagggagggagggagggggagagagagggagggaggggggaggggagagggagggagggagagagggagagggagggagagagagagagagagggagagagggagaggagagagagagagagggagggagagagagagagggagggagggagagagagggaggggagagagagagagagagggggagagagagagagggggagggagagagagagagggggagggagagagagagagagagggagggagagagagagagagggagggagagagagagagggagggggagagagagggagagagagaggagagagaggagagagagaggagagagagagagagagagagagagagagagagagagagagagagagagagagagagagagagagggagggagggggagagagagagagggagggagggggagagagagggagggagggagggggagagagagagagggagggagggagggggagagggagagagggagaggggggggaggagagagagggagagggagagggagggagggagggagagagagagagagagagggagagagagggagggaggagggagagagagagagagggagagagggagggagagagaggggggagagagagggagggagggagggagggagagagggagggagagagagagggagagagggagagggagggagagagggaggagagggaggagagaggggagagagagagagagggagagggagggagggggagagagagagagagagggagagagggagggagggagggagagagagagggagggagggagggagagagggagaggggggggggggggagggagagagagagggagggagggagagagggagatggagagagggagggagggagggggggagggagggagggagggggagagggagagagagggagggagggagagagagggagggagggagagagagggggagggagagagagagggagggggagaggagagggagggagggggagagagggagggggagggagggagggggagagagggagggagggagggagagagagagagagagaggagagggagggagggagggagagggagggagagagggagagagagggagagagggagggggagagagagagagagggggggggagggagggagagagggagagagagggagagagagagggggagagagggagagagagggagggagggagagagagggggagggagagagagagagggagggggagagggagggagggagggggagagagggagggagagagggagggagatggagggagaga from Oncorhynchus clarkii lewisi isolate Uvic-CL-2024 chromosome 25, UVic_Ocla_1.0, whole genome shotgun sequence encodes the following:
- the LOC139384075 gene encoding trafficking protein particle complex subunit 12-like; translation: MDNNETPAQRPVTLDITGAVEVKPSLSEAPISPQPSLLPSSDVHFQEESIDLGGESFITPEEDSHSTPSESLMDKLNDQMMESVMISDSPNNSEEDDVVPMDNLLEQFEEREEEPAAAVVKETLVEEEEEEVEEEKMDDLIGQDTTEIKIEAAMMQTSPVASSPEEPLENVKQKLTTDDQDVITVSVSAVTPEDSTPSSGSPKPEAASLEASSKETTSKDESIPVCTIFSQGSQPKAQALVPDGFQPTLIKSPSFSSGTGGSTEITPSQLAPLVCQPSPSLSKFFSDSGHVNPATDFFDSFTTSSFISISNPNAESPKSAAPPERQLSASSGSSLSTSGLTESGILTPTSFIGPTQTEATPRPLQQAPVEPAPATAPPQPFTQLQAVFSGGDDPFATALNMSEADKRYDAWLPSEETRKVLISMATQHYSQVFVERERLAMPGLKFDNLQGDAVKDLMVRLMGEQAAMKRQVLTANSVEQSFLGLKQLISTKNWRAAVDLTGRLLTAHGQGYGKAGQPSSHNTDSLQLWFVRLALLTKLSLFQNAEMELEPFGNLDQPDLYYEYYPTVYPGRRGSMVPFSMRVLHAELPQYLGKPQESLDRLHSMRTVCQTILDNLEQGLAEDGSMINLTQENRQASLQLWKSRLSRVMYAMANCLLMMKDYVLAVETYHSIVQYEPQQKVQLLSGIGRIFLQIGDIKTAEKYFLDVEKASLEKGSGTTDTCVLMNRAFIYLSQNNYSEAHSSFAEVLKIDPKNPVANNNAAVCLLYLGRLKESLRQLEGLVQQDPALYLHESVLFNLTTMYELESSRSTQKKQALLESVACREGDSFNTQCLKLV